One Mycolicibacterium sp. ND9-15 genomic window, TGTGCGGGGACCGGATGACGCAGTACACGTTCTTCTCGGTCGGCAGCGGCACTGGGCCGACCACGCTGGCGCCGGTCCTGGTGACCGTTTCCACGATCTTGCGCGCCGAGGCGTCGATCGCCTCGTGGTCGTAGGCCTTGAGCCTGATGCGGATCTTCTGTCCCGCCACGCTTCTCCTACCTCACTCATACTGGGCCCCGTTCCGAGGGGCCTGGTCAGTGCCGCGCGCCAGGACCAACCCGGTCGCGCAGGCTTTGCCGCCGCTGTTTACCTGTCTGTGGTTCACCGGCCCCCGCGCTCGGGTGTGTCGCCCTCGCACACGCTCTCCCGCGTCGAGATTTCGTCGCGATCGAGGTTGGGACCGGACGCGCCCGCTCGGGCGCCGGTCGTATGCCCCTGCCAGGCGCAAACCCGACTCAAGGCAACCCGAACAGTATGCCCTAGATCCTGGACTGCTCCAAATCCCGGCCACATCCCTGGCCATGGGAAACCGGGGCGGTAGCCCGCCCCGCTCGACCCTGCCTGTGGTCAGCCGTTGAGATGGGCCCAGAACGGGCACTGGTGGGCCTGCTCGAACGTGGTGATCACCCGGTTCCCGTCGGACCGCAGCGACATGCGCTGCCCCGCGTCACCGCTGTTCATCGCCGGCCAGTCCGGACCCGGCGACCCCGTCGACACGAACTCGCTCCAGTAGTCGACCATCTGTTCGGACAGCCGCTGCTGCGCGGGATCCAGCGGCGGCGCCCCGCCGACGTCGAACAGATAGCGCAGTTCGAGCGAGTGGCCCGCACCGACGGGAAAGGGGGCCTGCAGCAACGGCTCGGGCGCCGGAGCGCCGGGATCATCGAACTCATAGGAGTACACCGGGGCATTCTCCGCGAGCACATCTCCCAGCCAGTCCGCGACGCAGGCGAAGATGCCGTCGGTGGCGGCTGCCGAATAGGCCAGCGGCACACTGTCCCCGAAGTTCTGCGGCGGGTAGTACGCCCCGACCGCCGCGGCTTGCGGGCCGAACGCCTCGGCGAGCAGCTCGGGGTACTGCGCGGGGCCCATCGCCCGCCCGCGAACGAACTGCATTCCGGTGAAGACGTTGAACTCGTCGGCCGTGGTGCCGATCATCACCGGCACCCGCGCTGCCCGCCCCTGCGCCGCACCGGTTGCCGGATCGACCGGCAGCGTCTTGGTACCGGTGACGGGACCGCTGAGCTGCTCGGTACCGATGCGGGCGTACAGCAGGGCTTTCTCCAGCCGCTCCGGCGGCAGGTCACGCAGGCACTGTGCGGCGGTGGCCGGATCGCCGCAACCCGCCTCGGCGGCGTACTGCAGGCTCGCCTTCTCGGCGGTGGGCAGGTCGTACTGAGCCTGGCACGGCCCGCTCTGGATGATGGCCGCACTGAACAAACCCGCCGAGCCGGGAGCGACGAGGTGGTCACAGACCGACATGGCCCCCGCGGACTCTCCCGCGATCGTCACCTTGCCGGGGTCTCCGCCGAAGCCGGCGATGTTGTCGCGAACCCAGCGCAACGCGGCCTGCTGGTCGAGCAGCCCGTAGTTGCCCACCTCGCCCGGCGCCCCGAGGGCCGGGTGCGCCAGAAAGCCCAGCGTGCTGAGCCGGTAGTTGATGGTGACGACGACGATGTCGCCGCGCGCGGCAAACCGGCGGGCGTCGTAGAACTCACCGCTGCCGTTGGTGAACCCGCCGCCGTGAATCCACACCATCACCGGTCGTGGTCCGCGCGACGGCGGCGGCGTCCATACGTTGAGGGTCAGGCAGTCCTCACTGGTGGGGCTGGGGTCGACGTCGGTGCTGGTGTCCTGGATGCACCGGGGCCCCGGACGCGTCGCGTCGCGCAACCCGCTCCACGCCGGCGCGGGCTGCGGCGCCTGCCACCGCAGTGGACCGACAGGTGCTGCGGCGTAAGGGATTCCGGCGAAGTAGCGATGATCGTCGGCTACCGCTCCACGCACCGCACCAGCCTGCGTGCGCACGACGGCCGGGTCGGCGGGCAGGTCCACCGCGGCGGTCTCGCCCTTGCCACAGCCGGACAGCGCGACGGCGAGCGCGAGCAGCGCCGCCACGCGGCGGCGCCGCCGGCCAACCGTTCCGCTCGACACGGACGCGAGCGTACTGACGCGACGACTTCGGGTCGTTGTGATCGACACCAACCCCGCGGAGCGGAGTGGCGACAGTCACATACACTGTGCTTGACACCCGTCAAGTACGTTCGCGAGGAGCCCCATGAGCACGCCGACGATGGACCAGAAATCTAAGGACGCCGCGAAGGTCTTCGCCGACCCCAAGGCGTACGCCGACGACGACCGACTGCACGCCGCGCTTACTCACCTCCGTGCGCACCACCCGGTCGCCTATGTCGACGAGGCGCCGTACCGGCCGTTCTACGCGATCACCAAGCACGCCGACATCATGGACATCGAGCGCGACAACGAACTGTGGCTGAGCGAACCGCGCCCGCTTCTGGCCACCGCCGAGGCCGACGACCTCGCCAGGGCCCAACTGGAGGCCGGCATGGGATTGCGCACGCTGGTGCACTTGGACGATCCGCACCACCGCGACCTGCGCAAGATCGGTGCGGACTGGTTCCGGCCCAAGGCCATGCGCGACCTGAAGGTCCGCGTCGACGAGTTGGCCAAGATCTACGTCGACAAGATGCGCGATATCGGCCCGGAATGCGACTTCGTCACCGAAATCGCCGTCAACTACCCGCTGTACGTGATCCTCTCCCTGCTGGGCTTGCCCGAAGAGGACTTCCCCCGCATGCTCAAGCTCACCCAGGAGTTGTTCGGCGGCGACGACGAGGAATATCAGCGCGGCACCACGCCCGAAGAGAAGATGGCCACGCTGCTGGACTTCTTCGCCTACTTCAACGATCTGACCGCGTCACGCCGGGCGAACCCGACCGACGACCTGGCTTCGGCAATCGCCAACGGCCGCATCAACGGTGAACCGCTCTCCGACGTCGACACCGCGTCCTATTACGTCATCGTCGCCACCGCCGGCCACGACACCACCAAGGACGCCATCTCCGGCGGCCTGCTCGCGCTCATCGAGAACCCGCGGGAACTCGAGCGTCTCAAGGCGCAGCCGGAACTGATGGGCACCACGGTCGAGGAGATGATCCGCTGGACCACCCCCGTCAAGGAGTTCATGCGCACCGCCGCCGAGGACACCGAGGTGCGCGCCGTGCCGATCGCCAAGGGCGAATCGGTCTATCTCTCTTACGTTTCGGCGAACCGGGACGAGGAGGTGTTCGACGAGCCGTTCCGCTTCGACGTGGGACGCGACCCCAACAAGCACCTGTCCTTCGGCTACGGGGTGCACTTCTGCCTGGGCGCGGCGCTGGCCCGCATGGAGATGAACAGCTTGTTCTCCGAGTTGCTGCGGCGACTGGACTCGATCGAACTGGCCGGTGCACCCGAACTCGCCGCGACGGTGTTCGTCGGCGGGCTCAAGCACCTGCCGATTCGCTATTCGCTGCGCTGAGCCTTCTTGGCGTGGGTGGCCAGGAAACCGTCGACTGCGGCCTCCGCGCACCGCTGGTAGTCGAAATCCGCGACGGTCGAGAGCTTTCCGAGAATCAGCGGGCCGATGAGCAATGCGATCGCTTCGATGCGATCGAACTGCTCGAGTTCGGCCGTGGCCTGCGGGCTGTCGAAGATCGCGTCGAACGGCACCGAGTAGAACTGGATGATCCGCGACCGCAGGGTGCCGACGGCCTCGGAGTCGGTCCGCCGAACCTCGGCGGTGACTCCGGCATCGGGCCCTGACGCCAGCCACGTCATCGCGGTGAGCGTGGCGGGCACGTCGGCGATCGTCTCGGCCCAGCCCACCACCACGGTGAGCAACTGATCGCGCAGGCCGCCCTCCGCGGGAGGCATCGGCGCCGGCTGCAACAGAGTGGTGAACGCGGCGGCCAGAAGGTCGTTCGCACTTGAGAAATGGCGGTACAGCGTCGCGCGGGCCACGTTGGCGCTCCGGGTGACCGCGTCGATGGTCACCGCGCTGGGGCCACCCGTGCGCAGCAGCGCCGCTGCGGCCTCGAGCAGGCGGGCCCGCGACCGGGCGGGCCTCGGGTCGCCTGTGACGGTCGCCATCGTTTCACCTACCTCCCGTAGGGGAACAAGACTATGAGTCTCTGTACGAGACTGTTAGTCTCAAAACTGTCCATCGAAAGAGAGCGACGCATGGTCGACACCCTCAGCCGGTCCGATCAGGATATCGGGGCGAGCGTCGCCGGTCTGTCCACTCGCGCACGCGTCTGGTTGCTCACCGTGGCGTGCATGGGTGTCGCGCTGGTCATCAGTTCGATGGTGGCCCTCAACGCCGCCCTGCCCGACATCGCCCTGCAGACCACTGCCACGCAGGCTCAGCTGACATGGGTCGTCGACGGCTACACCTTGGTGCTGGCATGCCTGTTGCTGCCTGCGGGTGCGGTCGGCGACCGGTATGGCCGCCGCGGCGCGCTGCTGGCAGGTCTGGGCATCTTCACGCTCGCCTCGGCCGCGCCGCTGATCTTCGGTGGTCCGGTCGCGCTGATCGTGGCCCGTGCGGTGGCCGGCATCGGCGCGGCGTTCGTCATGCCGGCCACGCTGTCGTTGTTGACCGCCGCGTACCCGAAGGCGGCGCGCAACAAGGCCGTCGGGATCTGGGCCGGTGTCGCGGGCTCGAGCGCCGTGGTTGGGTTTCTGGGATCTGGTGTGCTGCTTAACTTCTGGCCATGGCAGTCGGTCTTCTGGGCCTTCGCTGTCTCCGGTGCCGGGCTGTTCGCCCTCACCTGCACGGTGGCCTCGTCACGTGACCGGGAAGCCGCGCCGCTGGATTGGCCCGGCGCGGTCCTGATCGGCGGGGCCGTCGCGTTGTTCGTCTACGGCGTGCTGGAGGCACCCATCCACGGCTGGGCCCACCCGGTCGTATACGGATGCATGGCTGCCGGGGTCGCGATGGCGGGCGCCTTCGCGGTGTGGGAACTGCGCAGCGCGCATCCACTGCTCGACGTTCGACTGTTCGCCAAACCCGATTTCGCCACCGGTGCTATCGGGGTGACGTTCTTCTTCTTGGCGAACTTCGGGTTCTTCTTCGTGTCGATGCAGTACATGCAACTGCTGCTGGGTTACAGCCCGCTGCAGACGGCGTTTGCGCTGGCGCCCTTGATGGCTCCCGTCTTGCTGCTCAGTCTCGCGACACCGTGGTATCTGCCCCGGCTGGGACTTCGGACGGTGGTGTCCACGGGCCTGGCGCTGATCGCGGTCGGGCTGTTCTACGCGCGCACACTCGAGGTCGCCTCGCCGTACGTGGACCTGGCCCTGCCGCTGCTGATCATGTCGACCGGTATCGGGTTATGCACGGCGCCAACGACTTCGGCGATCATGGGCGCAGTGCCCGACAAAAAGCAGGGCGTCGCGTCGGCGGTCAACGACACGACTCGCGAGGTCGGCGCGGCCCTGGGCATCGCGGTGGCGGGTTCGGTGCTCGCCGCTCAGTACGGTGACCGGTTGCGGCCCTATCTGGGTGACCTACCCGAATCGGTCCGCGGGCCGGCGTCGAACTCGCTGGCCGAGGCGCTCGAGGTGGCCGCACGACTGGGCCCGCAGGGCGCCCGGCTCTCGGAGTTCGCCCGGTTGGCCTTCCTGGAGGCCATGCACGTCTCGTTGATCGCCCTGGGAGTCCTGTGCGCGGTGGCGGCGGCGTTCATCGCACTGTGGGCGCCCGGACGCGACGGGAGGCAGTTCCGGTTCATCGAACGGTGGACTTCGCGAATGTCAGGCGACGAACTCGGCGGCCCGGTGGCCGATCATGACGATGGTGGCGTGCGGGCCGCGACTGGGGATGTTGGGAAGGACCGAGCCGTCGACCACCCATAGCCCGTCGATCCCGCGCACCCGGCACCGCGGGTCGACCACGGCCTCCTCGTCGTCATCGCGGCCCATCGGCGCGGTGCGACACAGATGCTGCGAGGTCGACCACGACACGGAGGCGGCGGCCGCGGCGCCGGCCAGGTCGCGGGCCAACAGGGCGCCCGTCCTCAGCATCGCGATATCGGCCGGCTCGCTGTCGTAGTGGTGCCTGACGGCAGGCAACACGTCGGGGTCGGCCGAGACGAGCCGGACGCTACCGCGGGACTGTGGGCGCATCAACGCCACCCCGATGTGCGGGTGATCGGCGGGACCATCGCGGCGTCCGCTGATCATCGCTCCGAATCCCGCTGTAAAGGGCCGCATTTCGATGTCGTCCGGCGTGGTCAGCACCACCTCCAGCGGTGGTTGGCCGGATGCCTGGGACCAGGTCACCGGCAGCAGCCACTCCGGGTGGTCCACCGTCGCCGCACCGACCGGCAGGTCGGCCGTCACGGCAATGCCGAAATCGCGCAGGTGTGCCTGCGGCCCCACCCCGGACAGCATGAGCAGGTGTGCTGATGCGATCGCACCGGCGGCGAGCACAATTCGATCCGCGCTCAGATCTACCGGGCCGTCGGGCCCCACGCATGCCACCCCGCTCGCCCGGCCGTTGTCGATCTGCACCTGTCGCGCCCGGGTGCCGGTCAGCAGCGCGAGATTGGGCCGGTGCATCGCCGGGCGC contains:
- a CDS encoding MFS transporter; its protein translation is MVDTLSRSDQDIGASVAGLSTRARVWLLTVACMGVALVISSMVALNAALPDIALQTTATQAQLTWVVDGYTLVLACLLLPAGAVGDRYGRRGALLAGLGIFTLASAAPLIFGGPVALIVARAVAGIGAAFVMPATLSLLTAAYPKAARNKAVGIWAGVAGSSAVVGFLGSGVLLNFWPWQSVFWAFAVSGAGLFALTCTVASSRDREAAPLDWPGAVLIGGAVALFVYGVLEAPIHGWAHPVVYGCMAAGVAMAGAFAVWELRSAHPLLDVRLFAKPDFATGAIGVTFFFLANFGFFFVSMQYMQLLLGYSPLQTAFALAPLMAPVLLLSLATPWYLPRLGLRTVVSTGLALIAVGLFYARTLEVASPYVDLALPLLIMSTGIGLCTAPTTSAIMGAVPDKKQGVASAVNDTTREVGAALGIAVAGSVLAAQYGDRLRPYLGDLPESVRGPASNSLAEALEVAARLGPQGARLSEFARLAFLEAMHVSLIALGVLCAVAAAFIALWAPGRDGRQFRFIERWTSRMSGDELGGPVADHDDGGVRAATGDVGKDRAVDHP
- the rpsJ gene encoding 30S ribosomal protein S10, which gives rise to MAGQKIRIRLKAYDHEAIDASARKIVETVTRTGASVVGPVPLPTEKNVYCVIRSPHKYKDSREHFEMRTHKRLIDILDPTPKTVDALMRIDLPASVDVNIQ
- a CDS encoding TetR/AcrR family transcriptional regulator, whose product is MATVTGDPRPARSRARLLEAAAALLRTGGPSAVTIDAVTRSANVARATLYRHFSSANDLLAAAFTTLLQPAPMPPAEGGLRDQLLTVVVGWAETIADVPATLTAMTWLASGPDAGVTAEVRRTDSEAVGTLRSRIIQFYSVPFDAIFDSPQATAELEQFDRIEAIALLIGPLILGKLSTVADFDYQRCAEAAVDGFLATHAKKAQRSE
- a CDS encoding cytochrome P450, translating into MSTPTMDQKSKDAAKVFADPKAYADDDRLHAALTHLRAHHPVAYVDEAPYRPFYAITKHADIMDIERDNELWLSEPRPLLATAEADDLARAQLEAGMGLRTLVHLDDPHHRDLRKIGADWFRPKAMRDLKVRVDELAKIYVDKMRDIGPECDFVTEIAVNYPLYVILSLLGLPEEDFPRMLKLTQELFGGDDEEYQRGTTPEEKMATLLDFFAYFNDLTASRRANPTDDLASAIANGRINGEPLSDVDTASYYVIVATAGHDTTKDAISGGLLALIENPRELERLKAQPELMGTTVEEMIRWTTPVKEFMRTAAEDTEVRAVPIAKGESVYLSYVSANRDEEVFDEPFRFDVGRDPNKHLSFGYGVHFCLGAALARMEMNSLFSELLRRLDSIELAGAPELAATVFVGGLKHLPIRYSLR
- the mftG gene encoding mycofactocin dehydrogenase MftG, translating into MHSDVLIVGAGSAGSVLAERLSADPSCRVTVVEAGPGPSDPRALNQISDGLRLPIGTTSSVVRRYPTTLTDAPERHAQIMRGAVVGGSGAVNGGYFCRGLPADFDGWGLPDWTWSKVLPHFRAVETDLDFDGGPLHGADGPIPVQRVSEFRGCTAEFVDAVTDAGFEWVPDLNGSTPEVPVPPGFGRVPLNIRGGTRVGPGDAYLRPAMHRPNLALLTGTRARQVQIDNGRASGVACVGPDGPVDLSADRIVLAAGAIASAHLLMLSGVGPQAHLRDFGIAVTADLPVGAATVDHPEWLLPVTWSQASGQPPLEVVLTTPDDIEMRPFTAGFGAMISGRRDGPADHPHIGVALMRPQSRGSVRLVSADPDVLPAVRHHYDSEPADIAMLRTGALLARDLAGAAAAASVSWSTSQHLCRTAPMGRDDDEEAVVDPRCRVRGIDGLWVVDGSVLPNIPSRGPHATIVMIGHRAAEFVA
- a CDS encoding carboxylesterase/lipase family protein, with product MSSGTVGRRRRRVAALLALAVALSGCGKGETAAVDLPADPAVVRTQAGAVRGAVADDHRYFAGIPYAAAPVGPLRWQAPQPAPAWSGLRDATRPGPRCIQDTSTDVDPSPTSEDCLTLNVWTPPPSRGPRPVMVWIHGGGFTNGSGEFYDARRFAARGDIVVVTINYRLSTLGFLAHPALGAPGEVGNYGLLDQQAALRWVRDNIAGFGGDPGKVTIAGESAGAMSVCDHLVAPGSAGLFSAAIIQSGPCQAQYDLPTAEKASLQYAAEAGCGDPATAAQCLRDLPPERLEKALLYARIGTEQLSGPVTGTKTLPVDPATGAAQGRAARVPVMIGTTADEFNVFTGMQFVRGRAMGPAQYPELLAEAFGPQAAAVGAYYPPQNFGDSVPLAYSAAATDGIFACVADWLGDVLAENAPVYSYEFDDPGAPAPEPLLQAPFPVGAGHSLELRYLFDVGGAPPLDPAQQRLSEQMVDYWSEFVSTGSPGPDWPAMNSGDAGQRMSLRSDGNRVITTFEQAHQCPFWAHLNG